The nucleotide sequence AAATGGTGATGTTTTTTGCTTTGTCTGAACAGAGTGGTTCCTTCAGTTCATTTTCCAAACCCTTCTGCCAGAACAAGCTGGTTCTTCTGGGAAGACGGAACTGCCTACGGCCATATGCACCCATCTGTTCTTCTCTGCAAAAATGCCTTGGCCTTTTCCACACAGAGCCAGTGGGTGGTGGGGGTGACCACTGCAGGTGGACAGGCCAGGTAAGCCTCTGTCAGGTAAGGGGACATTCATAGTTAAATGTGCAAGTATAAgaaaaccattaaaaaagaagagtttGCAGTAACAAAGTTACTTCTCTGCCCCTGCTGTGGGCCATTAGTTATTTCTCTGCAGAGAAATAACTTTGTTACAGCAAACTCTTCTTTGTAATGGTTTTCTTATTGGCCCACAGCCCTCTGCTGGCTCTATACTCTGAATCTTCTTACAGAAATGCTCTTCTTGGTCTTTGCTAGACATTGTCAAATAGCTTGTTTATGTGCTGTTTGCATTGCAGCTCTAAGATCACACCTGTATGCAGTTCTATAATTCTTCTGCCAAGGACAACAATTagcttctggtttttttttgtttgttttcttgcttaattTATATTTCAACAACTCCTGGAAAATACACTTGAATTTGCAACCTCCACAACAGGATCACCCGGGAAGCATCTAGGAGCTTGTGGAAGAATGGGTTGAGAGAAGGaaattgatgtttcttttttatttattttatttttaagggtaAAATCATATGAATACtactgtttttaaatattttatttccataggttttgggggaacaggtggtatttggttacatgagtaagttctttagctaTGATTTGTAAGACTTTGGGGCAcccgtcacccaagcagtgtacactgaacccaatttatagtctttattcctcaccccctcccaccctttccccctgtgtccccaaagtccattttgtcattcttatgcatttgcatcctcatagcttagcttccatttatgagtgagagcattcgatgtttggttttccattcctgagttacttcacttaaaagaGTAGTCTTCAATCTTAGCCAGGTTGCTGTAAATgccgttaattcattcctttttatggctgagttgtattccattgtatatatacaccaccgtttctttatccacttgttgattggtggacatttgggttggttccacattttttcaattgtaaattatgctgctataaacatgcatgtgcaagtatctttttcatataaagacttcttttcctctgggtagatagccagtagtgggattgctggaccaaatggtagttttacttttagttctttaaggagtctacatactgttttccacagtggttgtactagtttacattcccaccagaagtgtagaagtgttcccttttcaccacatctccaccaacatctattattttttgattttttgactatggccattcttgcaggggtaaggtggtatcacattgtggttttgatttgcatttccctgatcattagtgctgttgagcatcttttcatatgtttgttggctatttgtgtatcttattttgagaattgtctattcatattcttaacccactttttgatgggatttttttttcttgctcatttgtttgtgttcattgtagattcccttgtcagatgtatagattgtgaagattttctctcaccctgtgggttgtctgtttactctgttgactgttccttttgctttgcaaaagctctttagtttaattaagtcccacctatttatctttgtttttattgcatttgctttttttgggttcttggtcatgaaatccttgcctaagccaatgcctAGAAGGGTTTTTTTCCGATagtatcttctagaatttttatagtttcagatcttagatttaagtccttgatccatcttgagttgatttttgtataaggtgagaggtaaggatctagtttcattctcccACATATGGcctgccaattatcccagcatcatttgttgaatagggtgtcttatgtttttgtttgctttgtcaaaattAAGTTGGCTGTAAGCATTTGGGTttctttctgggctctctattctgttccacaggtctatgtgcctatttttataccagtaccatgctgttttggtggctatggccttataatatagtttgaaatcaggtaatgtgatgcctccagatttgttctttttgcttagccttgctttggctatgcaagctctttttttggttccatattaattttaggattgttttttctagttctgtgacaaatgatggtggtattttgatgggaattacattaaatttgtagattgcttttggcagtatggtcatctTCACACTATTGATTCTACTCATTtatgagcatgagatgtgtttccattccttt is from Pongo abelii isolate AG06213 chromosome 14, NHGRI_mPonAbe1-v2.0_pri, whole genome shotgun sequence and encodes:
- the LOC129049689 gene encoding uncharacterized protein LOC129049689 isoform X1 — protein: MQTEKSKPWWSKQLRFDKNNKSGSFSSFSKPFCQNKLVLLGRRNCLRPYAPICSSLQKCLGLFHTEPVGGGGDHCRWTGQVSLCQIARAPILERVLSHTQKEGMLHRGQEESRQTGLAGLPRSFCLC